A portion of the Algimonas porphyrae genome contains these proteins:
- the hutU gene encoding urocanate hydratase, giving the protein MTETPNSRRLANRRDIKSPTGPDLICKSWATEAPYRMLHNNLDREVAENPDELVVYGGIGRAARTWEDFDRIAASLITLEETETLLVQSGKPVGVFRTHADAPRVLIANSNIVPHWANWDHFNELDRKGLMMYGQMTAGSWIYIGTQGIVQGTYETFVEAGRKHYGGDLSGRWILTGGLGGMGGAQPLAAVMAGACCLAVECNPDSIDFRLRTGYVDEKAETLDEALALIDHWTKAGEAKSVGLLGNAAEIFPELVRRGVKPDIVTDQTSAHDPVNGYLPLGWTMEQWKQMRESDPKAVERAACESMKVQVQAMLDFWNAGVPTLDYGNNIRQVAKDEGLENAFDFPGFVPAYIRPLFCRGIGPFRWVALSGDPEDIYRTDAKVKELLPDNHHLHRWLDMARERISFQGLPARICWVGLGDRHRLGMAFNEMVRNGELSAPVVIGRDHLDSGSVASPNRETEAMRDGSDAVSDWPLLNALLNTASGATWVSLHHGGGVGMGFSQHSGIVIVADGTDAAKARLKRVLWNDPATGVMRHADAGYEEALDCAREQGLDLPAIL; this is encoded by the coding sequence ATGACTGAAACACCCAATTCGCGCCGTCTGGCCAATCGGCGAGACATTAAAAGCCCGACCGGGCCTGATCTTATCTGCAAGAGCTGGGCGACCGAAGCCCCTTACCGGATGCTGCACAATAATCTGGATCGGGAGGTGGCAGAGAATCCGGACGAGCTGGTTGTCTATGGCGGCATTGGCCGGGCGGCCCGCACATGGGAAGATTTCGACCGGATTGCGGCCAGCCTGATAACGCTTGAGGAGACAGAGACGCTACTCGTGCAATCCGGCAAGCCGGTCGGCGTGTTCAGAACCCATGCGGATGCGCCGCGCGTACTGATCGCCAATTCCAATATCGTTCCGCACTGGGCGAACTGGGATCACTTCAACGAACTCGATCGCAAGGGTCTGATGATGTACGGTCAGATGACGGCGGGGTCGTGGATTTATATCGGCACGCAGGGAATTGTTCAGGGGACCTACGAAACCTTCGTCGAAGCGGGTCGCAAACATTATGGCGGTGACCTGTCGGGGCGCTGGATTCTGACCGGCGGGCTGGGCGGTATGGGCGGCGCGCAGCCTCTTGCGGCCGTCATGGCGGGAGCCTGCTGCCTCGCGGTGGAATGCAATCCCGACAGTATCGATTTCAGACTGCGTACGGGATATGTCGATGAAAAGGCAGAGACGCTGGACGAAGCGCTCGCTCTGATCGATCATTGGACGAAAGCCGGCGAGGCTAAATCCGTCGGCCTGCTCGGCAATGCGGCCGAGATTTTCCCCGAACTGGTCCGGCGCGGCGTGAAGCCTGATATTGTGACAGACCAGACCTCGGCGCATGATCCGGTCAATGGCTACCTGCCGCTCGGCTGGACGATGGAGCAATGGAAGCAGATGCGGGAAAGCGATCCCAAAGCGGTCGAACGCGCCGCTTGCGAATCCATGAAAGTGCAGGTTCAGGCCATGCTGGATTTCTGGAATGCAGGGGTGCCCACCCTCGATTACGGCAATAATATCCGTCAGGTCGCCAAGGATGAAGGCCTCGAGAATGCCTTCGATTTTCCCGGCTTTGTTCCGGCGTATATTCGCCCGCTCTTCTGCCGTGGAATCGGTCCGTTTCGCTGGGTGGCACTGTCTGGCGATCCAGAGGACATCTACAGGACCGATGCCAAGGTCAAAGAACTGTTGCCGGACAATCACCATCTGCATCGTTGGCTCGACATGGCGCGCGAGCGGATCAGCTTTCAGGGCTTGCCGGCCCGTATCTGCTGGGTCGGGCTTGGCGACCGGCACCGTCTGGGAATGGCATTCAACGAGATGGTCCGAAACGGTGAGCTATCCGCCCCCGTGGTGATCGGTCGCGACCATCTGGACAGTGGCTCCGTCGCCAGTCCGAACCGCGAGACGGAGGCGATGCGCGATGGTTCCGATGCGGTGTCGGACTGGCCTTTGCTCAACGCTTTGCTGAATACGGCATCAGGGGCAACATGGGTCAGCCTGCATCATGGCGGCGGAGTCGGCATGGGTTTCTCGCAACATTCGGGCATCGTAATCGTTGCGGACGGAACGGATGCGGCCAAAGCCCGGCTCAAGCGCGTGCTCTGGAACGATCCGGCGACAGGCGTCATGCGCCACGCCGATGCCGGTTATGAAGAGGCGCTCGATTGCGCGCGCGAACAGGGGCTCGATCTGCCCGCGATTCTTTGA
- a CDS encoding LLM class flavin-dependent oxidoreductase: protein MSLVPITSADLDAPEIAWFSALCSDDYRQLGVPDPDLRSSWAHCRDILLEAEAQGFRNILCPSSYQVGQDTLSFVAGGAPLTESINMLAAVRCGEMQPIMLARTLATLDHMLEGRLTVNIISSDFPGEKADSAYRYQRSREVVSILKQAWTQDAINFQGDIYNFTDVPTAPAKPYQQNGGPLLYFGGYSPSALELCGEHCDVYLMWPETKDQLGERMKSVHAVADRYGRTLDYGLRAHVIVRDTEAEARDYAEHLVAELDDEYGKLIRDRAHDSISLGVAHQARARELADKFGYVEPHLWTGIGRARSGCGAAIVGSTDQVMSEIESYMKMGIRAFIFSGYPHINEARHFGTKILSHMKTSSLPHAYGRVPAITPPTPLGTGPRT from the coding sequence ATGAGCCTTGTTCCGATTACGTCCGCCGACCTCGACGCGCCGGAAATTGCCTGGTTCTCGGCGCTGTGTTCGGATGATTATCGGCAACTGGGCGTCCCGGATCCTGACCTGCGATCGAGTTGGGCCCATTGCCGGGACATATTGCTGGAGGCGGAAGCGCAGGGCTTTCGCAACATTCTCTGTCCCTCTTCCTATCAGGTCGGACAGGACACACTGTCTTTCGTGGCCGGTGGCGCGCCGCTGACAGAGTCGATCAATATGCTGGCCGCCGTGCGGTGCGGCGAGATGCAGCCCATCATGCTGGCCCGCACGCTGGCGACGCTCGATCACATGCTGGAAGGGCGACTGACCGTAAACATCATCAGCTCGGATTTTCCCGGCGAAAAAGCGGACAGCGCATATCGCTATCAGCGGTCGCGCGAGGTCGTGTCCATCCTGAAGCAGGCCTGGACGCAGGATGCGATCAACTTCCAGGGCGATATTTATAACTTCACCGATGTGCCGACAGCGCCCGCCAAGCCATATCAGCAGAATGGCGGCCCGCTGCTCTATTTTGGTGGCTATTCGCCGTCCGCGCTGGAGCTGTGCGGAGAACATTGCGACGTCTATCTGATGTGGCCCGAAACAAAGGACCAGCTGGGCGAGCGCATGAAGTCCGTTCACGCGGTCGCGGACCGCTATGGCCGAACGCTGGATTACGGACTTCGCGCCCATGTCATTGTCCGCGACACCGAAGCCGAGGCGCGAGACTATGCCGAACATCTGGTCGCGGAACTGGATGATGAATATGGCAAGCTGATCCGTGACCGGGCGCATGATTCCATCAGTCTCGGCGTGGCGCATCAGGCGCGGGCGCGCGAACTGGCCGACAAGTTCGGTTATGTCGAGCCACATCTCTGGACTGGAATCGGCCGCGCTCGATCGGGCTGCGGTGCCGCCATTGTCGGCTCGACCGATCAGGTTATGAGCGAGATCGAAAGCTATATGAAGATGGGCATCCGGGCCTTCATCTTCTCCGGATATCCGCATATTAACGAAGCCCGTCATTTCGGAACTAAAATTCTCTCTCACATGAAGACAAGCTCGCTGCCACACGCCTATGGTCGGGTTCCCGCTATCACACCGCCGACACCGCTCGGCACAGGACCGCGCACATGA
- the hutH gene encoding histidine ammonia-lyase, with translation MTIMLSPGRIDLGALERLYRGTEPVRLDAAAYDRVADSARTLQKALTSGNAIYGVNTGFGKLASVRIDDDKLSVLQRNLVRSHAAGFGSALPGPIVRLILILKLISLGRGASGVRPAVVALLEEMVGADLLPVIPEKGSVGASGDLAPLAHMALTMIGEGDAVLEGERMTASAAFAAAGLKPIELAAKEGLALLNGTQASTALALAGLFDARRLARASLVTCALSVDAAMGSSAPFHPDIHSLRGHRGQIDAAQHLRALLDGSEIRDSHVEGDERVQDPYCLRCAPQVIGACLNQLDQAGRVLETEANAATDNPLVLSDGSIVSGGNFHAEPVAFAADNIALAISEVGAIAQRRVALLVDPALSFGLPAFLAPDPGLKSGLMIAEVTSAALMSENKALANPRSVDSTPTSANQEDHVSMACHAARRLMDMNLNLSGILAVEAMAAAQGIELRAPLQTSARLAHHIDLIREHCAPLDEDRVVSHDIEALAQWLRRNDVMSAA, from the coding sequence ATGACCATCATGCTCTCACCGGGTCGGATCGATCTCGGCGCGCTTGAGCGCCTCTACCGCGGGACGGAGCCCGTCAGGCTCGACGCCGCTGCGTATGACCGTGTGGCGGACAGTGCCAGGACGCTGCAAAAGGCCCTTACATCCGGCAATGCCATTTACGGCGTGAATACGGGCTTCGGCAAGCTGGCCTCAGTCCGGATCGATGATGATAAGCTATCCGTTCTGCAACGCAATCTGGTGCGCTCGCATGCGGCCGGCTTCGGTTCCGCCCTGCCAGGACCGATCGTGCGGCTGATTCTGATCCTGAAGCTGATTTCTCTGGGGCGCGGTGCATCCGGTGTCCGTCCGGCGGTCGTGGCTCTGCTCGAAGAAATGGTCGGTGCCGATCTGCTTCCCGTGATTCCAGAAAAGGGATCAGTCGGCGCTTCGGGCGACCTGGCTCCGCTGGCCCATATGGCGCTGACTATGATCGGCGAGGGCGACGCCGTGTTAGAAGGTGAACGCATGACAGCCAGTGCGGCTTTTGCAGCAGCGGGGCTGAAACCGATCGAACTGGCCGCCAAGGAAGGGCTTGCACTGCTGAACGGCACGCAGGCCTCGACGGCGTTGGCACTGGCCGGGCTTTTTGATGCCCGGCGATTGGCTCGCGCATCTCTCGTGACATGCGCGCTGTCGGTCGATGCCGCCATGGGATCGAGCGCGCCGTTCCATCCGGATATTCACAGCTTGCGGGGTCATCGCGGGCAGATCGACGCGGCGCAGCATTTGCGCGCCCTGCTGGACGGATCGGAAATCCGCGACAGCCATGTCGAAGGCGACGAACGCGTGCAGGATCCTTATTGCCTTCGCTGCGCGCCGCAGGTGATCGGCGCATGTCTCAATCAGCTGGACCAGGCCGGGCGTGTTCTCGAAACTGAGGCCAACGCAGCTACCGACAATCCGCTTGTTCTGAGCGATGGATCGATTGTTTCCGGTGGGAATTTCCATGCCGAACCGGTTGCCTTTGCTGCTGACAATATCGCCTTGGCCATATCCGAGGTTGGTGCGATCGCGCAGCGCCGCGTCGCCTTACTCGTCGATCCGGCGCTCAGCTTCGGCTTGCCGGCTTTTCTCGCCCCGGACCCGGGCCTGAAATCGGGTCTGATGATTGCCGAAGTGACGTCCGCAGCATTGATGAGCGAGAACAAGGCGTTGGCCAACCCACGTTCGGTCGATAGCACGCCGACCTCCGCCAATCAGGAAGATCATGTCTCCATGGCCTGTCATGCTGCGCGGCGGCTGATGGACATGAACCTCAATCTGTCCGGCATTCTTGCTGTCGAAGCCATGGCGGCGGCGCAAGGGATCGAGTTACGCGCGCCCTTGCAGACCAGCGCCAGGCTTGCACATCACATCGATCTGATCCGGGAGCATTGCGCCCCGCTGGATGAAGACCGCGTCGTAAGCCACGACATCGAGGCGCTGGCGCAGTGGTTGCGCCGCAACGACGTGATGAGCGCCGCATAG
- a CDS encoding solute:sodium symporter family transporter: protein MSGGSLAFVLFSCAVFMAMVAVLSYQASRNEVQTQDGYFLAGRNLGGLFIAGSLLLTNLSAEQLIGLNGSAYGHNMSSMAWEVTAAISTIAMAMIFLPKYLKGAFTTLPEFLNDRFDPGVRRLSVILFMLGYGLVTIPSVLYSGSIAVMKIFDVPGLLGLSEFSSLVATVLVIGGVGALYAIFGGLKAVAVSDTINGIGLLIIGVLVLTLGLMALGNGQLLDGVDRIVTDHPEKLNAIGSERDPTPFGTLFTGMIIANLFYWCTNQYVIQRTLAARSLAEGQKGVLLSGFFKVLVPFFMMIPGVIAYHLYGPGLASIDLAFPTLVQDLLPIWMMGFFLAVLLGAVFSSFNSLLNSAATLFVLDIYAPSRAERLSDRQAVRIAMIASFVIAIFSFAVAPLLYLAPEGLWQIIRIFTGFYNIPIVTIVLFGLFTRRAPAIGAKLVILFHVIAYGLVKFVFDDVVTLHFLHLYAVLFGIEALIMMAAIRFAPKAVAHGPVEPTPAAALAVDLTPWRHAVPVSLLLVSLVVAVYLLFSPLGLAQ from the coding sequence ATGAGCGGCGGCTCCCTCGCCTTTGTCCTGTTCAGCTGCGCTGTCTTTATGGCGATGGTCGCCGTTCTGTCCTACCAGGCGTCGCGCAACGAAGTCCAAACTCAAGACGGCTATTTTCTCGCCGGGCGCAATCTCGGCGGTCTGTTCATCGCCGGGTCGCTGCTGCTGACTAACCTGTCGGCAGAACAGCTGATCGGCCTGAACGGCTCCGCCTATGGCCATAATATGTCGAGCATGGCTTGGGAGGTGACAGCGGCCATTTCTACCATCGCCATGGCGATGATCTTCCTGCCCAAATACCTCAAAGGGGCGTTCACCACCCTACCCGAATTTCTCAATGATCGGTTTGATCCGGGCGTGCGCCGCCTCTCCGTCATTCTATTCATGCTGGGTTACGGGCTCGTGACGATTCCGTCCGTGCTCTATTCCGGCTCGATAGCCGTCATGAAGATTTTCGATGTGCCGGGACTGCTGGGCCTTTCGGAGTTCAGCAGTCTGGTAGCGACGGTTCTTGTCATTGGTGGGGTCGGCGCGCTTTACGCCATCTTTGGCGGGCTAAAAGCCGTTGCCGTCTCGGACACGATCAATGGCATCGGCTTGCTCATCATCGGGGTTCTTGTCCTGACGCTCGGCCTCATGGCGCTGGGCAATGGGCAGCTGCTGGACGGGGTCGACCGGATCGTGACGGATCACCCGGAAAAGCTGAACGCGATCGGCAGCGAGCGCGACCCGACCCCCTTCGGTACGCTCTTCACCGGCATGATTATCGCCAATCTGTTCTACTGGTGCACCAACCAATATGTCATTCAGCGCACGCTCGCTGCACGCAGTCTCGCCGAAGGCCAGAAAGGCGTGCTCCTGTCCGGCTTCTTCAAGGTGCTGGTTCCTTTCTTCATGATGATCCCAGGCGTCATCGCCTATCATCTCTATGGGCCCGGCCTGGCATCGATCGACTTGGCCTTTCCGACACTGGTCCAAGACCTGCTGCCGATCTGGATGATGGGGTTCTTCCTCGCCGTTCTGCTCGGCGCGGTGTTCAGCTCGTTCAATTCCTTGCTCAACAGTGCCGCAACCTTGTTTGTGCTCGACATCTATGCGCCGTCGCGGGCCGAGCGACTATCCGACCGGCAGGCCGTGCGCATCGCCATGATCGCCAGCTTCGTGATTGCGATCTTCTCTTTCGCGGTTGCGCCGCTACTCTATCTGGCCCCCGAAGGGCTGTGGCAGATCATTCGCATTTTTACCGGCTTCTATAATATTCCGATCGTTACGATTGTTCTGTTCGGTCTGTTCACACGCCGCGCACCTGCAATCGGAGCGAAGCTGGTGATCCTGTTCCATGTCATTGCCTACGGCCTTGTGAAGTTCGTGTTCGACGATGTCGTCACGCTTCACTTCCTGCATCTCTATGCCGTGCTGTTCGGGATCGAAGCTCTGATCATGATGGCTGCGATCCGGTTCGCACCGAAAGCCGTTGCGCATGGACCCGTCGAGCCGACACCCGCTGCAGCCCTTGCCGTCGATCTGACGCCGTGGCGTCACGCCGTTCCGGTATCGCTTCTTCTCGTGTCTCTGGTCGTGGCCGTCTACTTGTTGTTTTCACCGCTGGGACTGGCGCAATAA
- a CDS encoding sugar porter family MFS transporter: MMMAATDATGGVQARTSNPSLYFFTLVAALAGFLFGYDTGVIGGTQLYFTEYFQFTPGQQGFAVASAIYACIPGALVAGFLCNAISRKWTMIIAAVMFSVSAWGSGIADGYGELIIYRVIGGFAIGLASMAAPMLIAEIAPAEERGKLVSLNQLGIVSGFFVVFLATYFIGGGNTAGLSDAELVARNVYNTEQGWRVMFWSELLPSLAFFLALFFIPNSPRWLVMKGRTEDAMLVLMRLGANEATAQSEIAAIELSLADDTKKSLDPKVLAGLGGLVMVGVMLSVFQQVTGINAILYYGAEIFSNALGYGPEDALKQQLWLGAVNFLFTFIAIFTVDKWGRKPLLLTGLTGMFIGLSTLGLTVFTGQLGVLSLIGVLVFIASFALSMGPVVWVLISEIFPNRARSLAMAIAVGAQWLFNAFVSNAFPVVNRSQLNEQSFNGALPYFIFAGFCILAWLFVVKFVPETKGKSLEELEAGLV, from the coding sequence ATGATGATGGCCGCCACAGATGCAACGGGGGGAGTCCAGGCACGGACGTCCAACCCGAGCCTTTACTTTTTTACACTCGTCGCTGCACTCGCCGGTTTTTTGTTTGGTTATGACACCGGTGTCATCGGCGGCACACAGCTCTATTTCACGGAATATTTCCAGTTCACACCGGGACAACAGGGCTTTGCCGTCGCTTCGGCCATTTATGCCTGTATCCCGGGGGCTTTGGTCGCAGGCTTCCTCTGCAATGCCATTTCGCGCAAATGGACGATGATCATAGCCGCCGTGATGTTCTCGGTCTCTGCCTGGGGATCGGGCATTGCAGATGGGTATGGCGAGCTGATCATCTACCGCGTGATCGGCGGCTTTGCGATCGGTCTGGCGTCGATGGCGGCGCCGATGTTGATCGCCGAAATCGCACCGGCTGAAGAGCGCGGCAAACTGGTTTCGCTCAATCAACTCGGCATCGTCAGCGGTTTTTTCGTCGTCTTTCTGGCAACCTATTTCATCGGCGGCGGCAATACGGCAGGTCTGTCCGACGCGGAACTGGTCGCGCGGAACGTCTACAATACGGAGCAAGGCTGGCGCGTCATGTTCTGGTCGGAATTGCTACCGTCGCTGGCCTTCTTCCTTGCACTCTTTTTCATTCCCAACAGCCCGCGCTGGTTGGTGATGAAGGGGAGGACGGAAGACGCGATGCTGGTTCTGATGCGGCTCGGCGCGAATGAGGCGACCGCGCAATCGGAAATCGCTGCGATCGAACTTTCTCTGGCCGATGACACGAAAAAAAGTCTCGACCCCAAAGTCCTGGCGGGCTTGGGTGGACTGGTGATGGTCGGCGTGATGCTATCCGTATTCCAGCAGGTCACGGGCATCAATGCGATCCTCTATTACGGTGCGGAAATTTTCTCCAATGCGCTCGGCTATGGTCCGGAAGATGCGCTCAAGCAGCAGCTCTGGCTCGGTGCAGTGAATTTCCTCTTCACCTTCATCGCTATCTTCACGGTCGACAAATGGGGTCGCAAACCGCTGCTACTGACCGGTCTGACAGGCATGTTTATCGGCCTCTCCACATTGGGTCTGACCGTGTTTACCGGGCAACTCGGCGTGCTATCGCTGATCGGTGTACTGGTCTTCATCGCCAGCTTCGCGCTCAGCATGGGGCCTGTCGTCTGGGTGCTGATTTCGGAAATTTTCCCGAACCGCGCTCGCTCGCTCGCCATGGCGATTGCCGTCGGGGCACAGTGGCTGTTCAACGCCTTTGTCTCCAACGCTTTCCCGGTTGTGAATCGCAGTCAGCTGAATGAGCAGAGCTTCAACGGCGCGTTGCCCTATTTCATCTTTGCAGGCTTCTGCATTCTGGCCTGGCTGTTTGTCGTCAAATTCGTGCCGGAGACAAAGGGCAAGAGCCTGGAAGAGCTGGAGGCCGGTCTGGTTTAA
- a CDS encoding aldo/keto reductase has translation MTRISLTDDLDLSRIVYGLWRLTEDPDHSSAHAQAKIEACLEQGITTLDQADIYGAYGCEAALGEVLRDAAHLRDQVEIVTKCGIVAPMGRYEHAHVKHYDTSAAHIRQSVDASLRLMRTDRIDLLLIHRPDPFMNAEETGAALDALVRSGDVRAVGVSNFRPHDMELLSAFMSEPLVTNQIELSLMARDPFTHGDLAYLQQRSIAPMAWSPLGGGALFGTDNSALLGRLGELAAASDTDMAAIAVAWLLAHPARIMPVLGTNRLSRIQTISDATKVEMDRERWFELYTLARGEEVA, from the coding sequence ATGACACGCATCTCGCTCACGGATGATCTCGACCTGTCCCGGATCGTCTACGGCCTCTGGCGCCTGACCGAGGACCCGGACCATTCCTCCGCCCATGCACAGGCCAAGATCGAAGCCTGTCTGGAACAGGGCATCACGACCCTCGATCAGGCCGATATTTACGGAGCCTATGGCTGTGAAGCCGCGCTGGGCGAGGTTCTACGCGACGCAGCGCACTTGCGCGATCAGGTCGAGATCGTGACGAAATGCGGGATTGTCGCGCCGATGGGTCGCTACGAGCATGCCCACGTCAAACATTACGACACATCGGCAGCGCATATCCGGCAATCCGTCGACGCGTCGCTGCGCCTGATGAGAACGGACAGGATCGATCTGCTGCTGATCCACCGCCCGGACCCGTTCATGAACGCCGAGGAGACCGGGGCTGCGCTGGACGCGCTGGTCAGGAGCGGCGACGTGCGCGCCGTCGGCGTGTCCAACTTCCGTCCGCACGATATGGAGCTACTGAGCGCATTCATGTCAGAGCCGCTGGTCACCAATCAGATCGAATTGTCGTTGATGGCGCGAGATCCTTTTACCCATGGCGATCTGGCCTACCTGCAACAGCGCAGCATCGCCCCCATGGCCTGGTCGCCACTGGGCGGCGGGGCTTTGTTCGGGACTGACAATTCAGCCCTGCTCGGTCGCCTGGGTGAGCTGGCTGCGGCCAGCGATACCGATATGGCGGCCATCGCCGTCGCCTGGCTCCTCGCCCACCCCGCCCGGATCATGCCGGTTCTGGGAACCAACCGGCTATCCCGTATCCAGACGATCAGCGATGCCACAAAGGTCGAGATGGACCGCGAACGCTGGTTCGAACTCTACACGCTCGCACGCGGCGAAGAGGTCGCCTAG